The following are from one region of the Streptomyces fradiae genome:
- a CDS encoding acyl-CoA dehydrogenase family protein: MARLAQTHGLTDVQQEILSTVRDFVDKEIIPVATELEHRDEYPQQIVDGLKELGVFGLMIPEEYGGLGESLLTYALCVEEIARGWMSVSGIINTHFIVAYMLKQHGTQEQKDYFLPRMAAGETRGAFSMSEPGLGSDVSAITSKAVKDGDEYVLNGQKMWLTNGGTSTLVAVLVRSDEGHPEGTAPHKSMTTFLVEKEPGFGEVRPGLTIPGKIEKMGYKGVDTTELIMDGLRIPANRVLGGVTGRGFYQMMDGVEVGRVNVAARGCGVAQRAFELGVQYAQQRHTFGKQIAQHQAIQFKLAEMATKVEAAHAMMVNAARKKDSGERNDLEAGMAKYLASEYCKEVVEDAFRIHGGYGFSKEYEIERLYREAPMLLIGEGTAEIQKMIIGRRLLEEYRFQG; this comes from the coding sequence ATGGCGCGACTCGCCCAGACCCACGGTCTGACCGACGTCCAGCAGGAGATCCTCTCCACCGTCCGGGACTTCGTCGACAAGGAGATCATCCCGGTCGCGACGGAGCTGGAGCACCGCGACGAGTACCCGCAGCAGATCGTGGACGGGCTGAAGGAGCTCGGCGTCTTCGGTCTGATGATCCCCGAGGAGTACGGGGGCCTGGGTGAGTCGCTGCTCACCTACGCGCTGTGCGTGGAGGAGATCGCCCGCGGCTGGATGTCGGTCTCCGGCATCATCAACACCCACTTCATCGTGGCGTACATGCTGAAGCAGCACGGCACGCAGGAGCAGAAGGACTACTTCCTGCCGCGGATGGCGGCCGGCGAGACGCGCGGCGCGTTCTCGATGTCGGAGCCGGGTCTCGGCTCGGACGTGTCGGCGATCACGTCGAAGGCGGTCAAGGACGGCGACGAGTACGTCCTCAACGGCCAGAAGATGTGGCTGACGAACGGCGGCACGTCAACGCTGGTGGCCGTTCTCGTCCGAAGTGACGAAGGACACCCCGAGGGCACCGCCCCGCACAAGTCGATGACGACCTTCCTCGTCGAGAAGGAGCCCGGCTTCGGAGAGGTCCGCCCCGGCCTCACCATTCCGGGCAAGATCGAGAAGATGGGTTACAAGGGCGTCGACACGACCGAACTCATCATGGACGGACTGCGCATTCCGGCCAATCGGGTCCTCGGCGGCGTCACCGGCCGAGGGTTTTACCAAATGATGGACGGCGTGGAAGTCGGCCGCGTGAATGTCGCGGCCCGTGGCTGCGGCGTCGCGCAGCGTGCTTTCGAACTCGGCGTCCAGTATGCCCAGCAGCGTCACACTTTCGGCAAGCAGATCGCCCAGCACCAGGCGATTCAGTTCAAGCTTGCCGAGATGGCTACCAAGGTCGAGGCCGCTCATGCCATGATGGTGAACGCAGCACGCAAAAAGGACTCCGGGGAACGAAACGACCTCGAAGCAGGGATGGCGAAGTACCTCGCCTCCGAATATTGCAAGGAGGTCGTCGAGGATGCGTTCCGCATTCACGGTGGCTACGGGTTCTCGAAGGAGTACGAGATCGAGCGCCTCTACCGCGAGGCCCCGATGCTGCTCATCGGCGAAGGTACCGCCGAGATCCAGAAAATGATCATTGGTCGACGGTTGCTCGAGGAGTACCGCTTCCAGGGTTGA
- a CDS encoding MaoC family dehydratase: protein MQFGRTYEEFEIGAVYKHWPGKTVTEYDDHLFCLLTMNHHPLHMDVNYAENTTDFKKNVVVGNYIYSLLLGMSVPDVSGKAIANLEIESLRHVAPTFHGDTIYGETTVLDKTPSKSKSDRGIVYVETKGYKQDGTLVCVFRRKVMVPTAEYIDARGGEQPGRPELKEQGK, encoded by the coding sequence ATGCAGTTCGGCCGCACCTACGAAGAGTTCGAGATCGGCGCCGTCTACAAGCACTGGCCCGGGAAGACGGTCACCGAGTACGACGACCACCTCTTCTGTCTGCTGACGATGAACCACCACCCGCTTCACATGGACGTGAATTACGCGGAGAACACGACGGACTTCAAGAAGAACGTCGTCGTCGGCAACTACATCTACTCGCTGCTGCTCGGCATGTCCGTGCCGGACGTCTCCGGCAAGGCCATCGCCAACCTGGAGATCGAGTCGCTGCGCCACGTGGCGCCGACCTTCCACGGCGACACCATCTACGGCGAGACGACCGTCCTGGACAAGACGCCGTCGAAGTCGAAGAGCGACCGCGGCATCGTCTACGTCGAGACCAAGGGCTACAAGCAGGACGGCACCCTGGTGTGCGTCTTCCGCCGCAAGGTCATGGTCCCGACCGCCGAGTACATCGACGCGCGCGGCGGCGAGCAGCCCGGCCGCCCCGAGCTGAAGGAACAGGGGAAGTAG
- a CDS encoding CoA ester lyase has translation MTSTPASPVNRLRPRRSCLAVPGSNPRFLEKAQGLAADQVFLDLEDACAPLAKPDARHTIVKFLNEGDWTGKTRVVRVNDWTTHWTYRDVVTVVEGAGQNLDCIMLPKVQNAEQIVALDLLLTQIEKTMGFEVGKIGIEAQIENAQGLNNVNAIAQASPRVETIIFGPADFMASINMKSLVVGEQPPGYPADAYHHILMSILMAARANNLQAIDGPYLQIRNPEGYRAVAQRSAALGFDGKWVLHPDQVAAANEIYSPSQEDYDHAELILDAYDYYTSEAGGKKGSAMLGDEMIDEASRKMALVISGKGRAAGMQRTTKFEIPEA, from the coding sequence ATGACCAGCACGCCCGCTTCCCCTGTGAACCGGCTGCGCCCGCGCCGCTCCTGCCTCGCGGTGCCCGGCTCCAACCCGCGCTTCCTGGAGAAGGCCCAGGGCCTCGCCGCCGACCAGGTCTTCCTCGACCTGGAGGACGCGTGCGCGCCGCTGGCCAAGCCGGACGCCCGCCACACCATCGTGAAGTTCCTGAACGAGGGCGACTGGACCGGCAAGACCCGTGTGGTCCGCGTCAACGACTGGACGACCCACTGGACGTACCGTGACGTCGTCACCGTCGTCGAGGGCGCCGGCCAGAACCTCGACTGCATCATGCTGCCGAAGGTGCAGAACGCCGAGCAGATCGTCGCGCTCGACCTGCTGCTCACCCAGATCGAGAAGACCATGGGCTTCGAGGTCGGCAAGATCGGCATCGAGGCGCAGATCGAGAACGCCCAGGGCCTGAACAACGTCAACGCGATCGCGCAGGCCTCGCCGCGCGTCGAGACGATCATCTTCGGCCCGGCCGACTTCATGGCCTCCATCAACATGAAGTCCCTCGTCGTCGGCGAGCAGCCGCCCGGCTACCCGGCGGACGCCTACCACCACATCCTGATGAGCATCCTGATGGCCGCCCGCGCCAACAACCTGCAGGCGATCGACGGCCCCTACCTGCAGATCCGCAACCCGGAGGGCTACCGCGCGGTCGCCCAGCGCTCCGCCGCCCTGGGCTTCGACGGCAAGTGGGTGCTGCACCCGGACCAGGTCGCCGCCGCGAACGAGATCTACTCGCCCTCGCAGGAGGACTACGACCACGCCGAGCTGATCCTCGACGCGTACGACTACTACACCTCCGAGGCCGGCGGCAAGAAGGGCTCCGCGATGCTCGGCGACGAGATGATCGACGAGGCCTCCCGCAAGATGGCCCTGGTCATCTCCGGCAAGGGCCGCGCCGCCGGCATGCAGCGCACCACCAAGTTCGAGATCCCGGAGGCCTGA
- a CDS encoding protein meaA, producing the protein MNQGPQMTERQKDRPWLMRTYAGHSTAEASNELYRRNLAKGQTGLSVAFDLPTQTGYDPDHVLARGEVGRVGVPVSHVGDMRRLFQDIPLEQMNTSMTINATAMWLLALYQVVAEEQGADITKLQGTTQNDIVKEYLSRGTHVFPPGPSLRLTTDMIAYTVNHIPKWNPINICSYHLQEAGATPVQEIAYAMSTAIAVLDAVRDSGQVPEERFGEVVARISFFVNAGVRFIEEMCKMRAFGRIWDTVTRERYGIEDAKQRRFRYGVQVNSLGLTEAQPENNVQRIVLEMLAVTLSKDARARAVQLPAWNEALGLPRPWDQQWSLRIQQVLAHESDLLEYEDIFAGSHVIEAKVDALVAECLAEIERIQEMGGAMAAVESGYLKAQLVSSHAERRARIESGEDKIIGVNIFETTEPNPLTADLDTAIQTVDPAVEARVVGALGTWRDTRYQPPFNHPRPCKALERLKEAAKGTGNLMEATLECARAGVTTGEWAGALREVFGEFRAPTGVSSAPVAVPAEEGSPLAEVRRKVDRTAADMGVGKLRFLVGKPGLDGHSNGAEQIAVRARDAGFEVVYQGIRLTPEQIVDAALEEDVHAVGLSILSGSHAQLVPDVLDRLKDAGAADIPVVVGGIIPNADAAELKAAGVAAVFTPKDFGITGIIGRIVDEIRKANQLSPLESTEVPA; encoded by the coding sequence CATGCGGACCTACGCCGGCCACTCGACCGCCGAGGCGTCGAACGAGCTCTACCGGCGTAACCTCGCCAAGGGCCAGACCGGCCTCTCGGTCGCGTTCGACCTGCCCACGCAGACCGGCTACGACCCCGACCACGTCCTCGCCCGCGGCGAGGTCGGCCGGGTCGGCGTGCCCGTCTCGCACGTCGGCGACATGCGGCGGCTGTTCCAGGACATCCCCCTGGAGCAGATGAACACCTCGATGACCATCAACGCCACCGCCATGTGGCTCCTGGCGCTCTACCAGGTGGTCGCCGAGGAGCAGGGTGCGGACATCACCAAGCTCCAGGGCACCACCCAGAACGACATCGTGAAGGAGTACCTGTCGCGCGGGACGCACGTCTTCCCGCCCGGCCCCTCGCTCCGGCTCACGACGGACATGATCGCGTACACGGTCAACCACATCCCGAAGTGGAACCCGATCAACATCTGCAGCTACCACCTGCAGGAGGCCGGCGCCACGCCGGTCCAGGAGATCGCCTACGCCATGTCCACCGCGATCGCCGTCCTCGACGCCGTCCGCGACTCGGGGCAGGTCCCCGAGGAGCGGTTCGGCGAGGTCGTCGCCCGGATCTCGTTCTTCGTGAACGCCGGCGTCCGGTTCATCGAGGAGATGTGCAAGATGCGCGCCTTCGGCCGCATCTGGGACACCGTCACCCGTGAGCGGTACGGCATCGAGGACGCCAAGCAGCGCCGCTTCCGCTACGGCGTGCAGGTCAACTCGCTCGGTCTGACCGAGGCCCAGCCGGAGAACAACGTCCAGCGCATCGTCCTGGAGATGCTGGCCGTGACGCTCTCCAAGGACGCCCGCGCCCGCGCCGTACAGCTCCCGGCCTGGAACGAGGCGCTGGGCCTGCCGCGCCCCTGGGACCAGCAGTGGTCGCTCCGGATCCAGCAGGTGCTCGCCCACGAGTCCGACCTCCTGGAGTACGAGGACATCTTCGCCGGCTCGCACGTCATCGAGGCCAAGGTGGACGCCCTGGTCGCCGAGTGCCTGGCCGAGATCGAGCGGATCCAGGAGATGGGCGGCGCGATGGCCGCCGTCGAGTCCGGCTACCTCAAGGCGCAGCTGGTCTCCTCGCACGCCGAGCGGCGGGCCCGGATCGAGTCCGGCGAGGACAAGATCATCGGCGTCAACATCTTCGAGACCACCGAGCCCAACCCGCTCACCGCCGACCTGGACACCGCGATCCAGACCGTCGACCCGGCCGTCGAGGCCCGCGTCGTCGGCGCCCTGGGAACCTGGCGCGACACCCGCTACCAGCCGCCGTTCAACCACCCGCGGCCGTGCAAGGCCCTGGAGCGCCTGAAGGAGGCCGCCAAGGGCACCGGCAACCTCATGGAGGCCACCCTGGAGTGCGCCCGCGCCGGGGTCACCACCGGCGAGTGGGCCGGGGCGCTGCGCGAGGTGTTCGGCGAGTTCCGCGCCCCGACCGGCGTCTCCTCCGCCCCGGTGGCCGTGCCGGCCGAGGAGGGCTCCCCGCTCGCCGAGGTGCGCCGCAAGGTGGACCGCACGGCGGCCGACATGGGCGTCGGCAAGCTGCGCTTCCTGGTCGGCAAGCCGGGCCTGGACGGGCACTCCAACGGCGCCGAGCAGATCGCCGTGCGGGCCCGCGACGCCGGGTTCGAGGTGGTCTACCAGGGCATCCGGCTGACGCCGGAGCAGATCGTCGACGCGGCCCTGGAGGAGGACGTGCACGCGGTCGGCCTGTCGATCCTCTCCGGCTCGCACGCCCAGCTCGTGCCGGACGTCCTGGACCGGCTGAAGGACGCCGGAGCGGCCGACATCCCGGTCGTGGTCGGCGGAATCATCCCGAACGCCGACGCCGCGGAGCTCAAGGCCGCCGGCGTGGCCGCGGTCTTCACCCCGAAGGACTTCGGTATCACCGGGATCATCGGTCGTATCGTCGACGAGATCCGGAAAGCCAACCAGCTCAGCCCCCTTGAAAGTACGGAGGTCCCCGCATGA